From Pseudomonas sp. B21-028, one genomic window encodes:
- a CDS encoding GMC family oxidoreductase — protein sequence MPVPDPFREGLARGWTTYNGARLSQDLTLEADVAIIGSGAGGGTTAEILSAAGYNVLLIEEGPLKTSSDFKLLEDQAYTSLYQEGLGRMSKDGAITILQGRAVGGTTLINWTSSFRTPDQTLNHWAAEHNVKGHSPAEMAPWFERMEQRLGVAPWLIPPNANNDVIRKGCERLGYSWHVIPRNVRGCWNLGYCGMGCPTNAKQSMLVTTIPSLLDKGGALLYLARAERLTLKNDAVVDLQCLAMDERCVAPTGRRITVKARHYVLAGGGINSPALLLRSDAPDPHERLGKRTFLHLVNMSAGQFEEVINPFYGAPQSIYSDHFQWQDGATGKMSYKLEVPPLHPALAATLLGGFGIQNADRMAQLPHTHAMLALLRDGFHPDSPGGSVELRSDSTPVLDYRVSPYAWDGFRRAFHSMAEIQFAGGARAVMPLHSDARYVNTLAEARSLIDGLDLALYRTRLGSAHVMGGCAMGETPQTAVADSLGRHHQLSNLSIHDGSLFPTSIGANPQLSVYGLTAKLATSLAERLRNS from the coding sequence ATGCCCGTACCCGACCCCTTCCGCGAGGGCCTTGCCCGCGGCTGGACCACCTACAACGGCGCTCGGCTGAGCCAGGACCTGACCCTGGAAGCAGACGTGGCAATCATCGGCAGCGGCGCGGGCGGCGGTACCACGGCGGAGATCCTCAGCGCGGCCGGCTACAACGTATTGCTGATCGAGGAAGGCCCCCTCAAGACCAGCAGCGACTTCAAACTGCTCGAAGATCAGGCCTACACCAGCCTGTACCAGGAAGGCCTGGGGCGCATGAGCAAGGATGGCGCCATCACCATCCTCCAGGGCCGTGCCGTGGGAGGCACGACCTTGATCAACTGGACCTCGAGCTTCCGCACACCGGACCAGACCCTGAATCACTGGGCGGCCGAGCACAACGTCAAAGGGCACAGTCCTGCCGAGATGGCGCCCTGGTTCGAGCGGATGGAACAACGCCTGGGCGTGGCACCGTGGCTGATTCCGCCGAATGCCAACAACGACGTCATCCGCAAAGGCTGTGAACGACTGGGCTATAGCTGGCACGTCATCCCGCGCAATGTGCGCGGCTGCTGGAACCTGGGCTACTGCGGCATGGGCTGCCCGACCAACGCCAAGCAGTCGATGCTGGTCACCACCATCCCGAGCCTGCTCGACAAGGGCGGCGCGTTGCTTTACCTGGCGCGGGCCGAGCGCCTGACCCTCAAGAACGATGCGGTCGTCGACCTGCAATGCCTGGCCATGGATGAACGCTGTGTGGCACCCACCGGGCGGCGCATTACCGTCAAGGCGCGCCACTACGTGCTGGCCGGCGGCGGCATCAACAGTCCGGCATTGTTACTGCGCTCCGATGCACCAGACCCCCATGAACGCCTGGGCAAACGGACATTCCTGCATCTGGTGAACATGTCGGCCGGGCAGTTCGAAGAGGTCATCAACCCGTTCTACGGCGCGCCACAGTCGATCTATTCGGATCACTTCCAATGGCAGGACGGCGCTACCGGCAAAATGTCCTACAAACTCGAAGTCCCCCCCTTGCACCCCGCCCTCGCTGCCACGCTGCTGGGCGGTTTCGGCATACAGAACGCCGATCGCATGGCGCAACTGCCCCATACCCATGCCATGCTGGCCTTGCTGCGCGACGGCTTTCATCCGGACAGCCCCGGCGGCAGTGTCGAGTTGCGCAGCGATAGCACCCCGGTGCTCGATTACCGCGTTTCACCCTACGCCTGGGACGGCTTTCGCCGTGCGTTCCACAGCATGGCCGAGATTCAGTTCGCCGGCGGCGCCAGGGCGGTCATGCCGCTGCACAGCGATGCCCGCTACGTGAACACCCTGGCCGAGGCCCGAAGCCTGATCGACGGACTGGACCTTGCCCTGTATCGCACACGCCTGGGCAGCGCCCATGTGATGGGCGGCTGCGCGATGGGCGAAACGCCGCAAACCGCTGTCGCCGACAGCCTCGGCCGTCATCATCAACTCAGCAACCTTTCGATCCACGACGGCTCGCTGTTCCCCACCAGCATCGGTGCCAACCCGCAATTGTCGGTGTATGGGTTGACGGCAAAACTGGCGACATCCCTGGCCGAACGTCTGAGAAATTCATGA
- the rsmD gene encoding 16S rRNA (guanine(966)-N(2))-methyltransferase RsmD — protein sequence MARPSNSSKKPTHNGINQLRIIGGEWRSRRLSFPDAPGLRPTPDRVRETLFNWLAPYVAGARVLDPFAGSGALFLEALSRGAAMGQALDASSLAVSSLKEHLGTLRCTVGQVQTADALRYLDSQPASPFDLVFLDPPFNQNLLPTICALLEERQWLADDAWVYTESETAPSTLGLPGNWRLHREQKSGRVYYALWQRMAEAVG from the coding sequence ATGGCCCGTCCATCGAATTCCAGCAAGAAGCCCACTCACAACGGCATCAACCAGTTGCGCATCATCGGCGGTGAATGGCGCAGCCGGCGCCTGAGCTTCCCCGACGCCCCGGGCTTGCGCCCGACACCGGACCGGGTGCGTGAAACCCTGTTCAACTGGCTCGCACCCTACGTGGCAGGCGCCCGGGTACTCGACCCGTTCGCCGGCAGTGGCGCGCTGTTTCTCGAAGCCCTGTCCCGTGGCGCCGCCATGGGCCAGGCACTGGACGCTAGCAGCCTGGCGGTTTCCAGCCTGAAAGAACACCTGGGCACCCTGCGCTGCACGGTCGGCCAGGTGCAGACCGCCGACGCCTTGCGCTATCTGGACAGCCAACCGGCCAGCCCTTTCGACCTGGTGTTTCTCGACCCGCCGTTCAACCAGAACCTGTTGCCGACGATCTGCGCGTTACTCGAAGAACGCCAGTGGCTGGCCGATGATGCCTGGGTCTACACTGAAAGCGAAACCGCTCCGTCGACCCTCGGCTTGCCGGGCAATTGGCGCTTGCATCGCGAGCAGAAATCCGGACGGGTGTACTACGCATTGTGGCAACGCATGGCAGAAGCCGTCGGCTGA
- the mutM gene encoding bifunctional DNA-formamidopyrimidine glycosylase/DNA-(apurinic or apyrimidinic site) lyase, translated as MPELPEVETTRRGIAPHLEGQRVSRVIVRDRRLRWPIPEDLDVRLSGQRIVQVERRAKYLLINAEVGTLISHLGMSGNLRLVEVGMPAARHEHVDIELESGLALRYTDPRRFGAMLWSLDPLNHELLVRLGPEPLTDLFDGERLFQLSRGRSMAVKPFIMDNAVVVGVGNIYATEALFAAGIDPRRAAGGISRARYLKLAIEIKRILTHAIERGGTTLRDFIGGDGQPGYFQQELFVYGRGGELCKVCGTGLREIRLGQRASVWCPRCQS; from the coding sequence ATGCCAGAACTGCCGGAAGTCGAAACCACCCGCCGCGGAATCGCGCCACACCTTGAAGGGCAGCGGGTCAGCCGTGTGATCGTGCGCGACCGCCGCCTGCGCTGGCCGATTCCGGAAGACCTCGATGTGCGGCTCTCGGGCCAGCGTATCGTGCAGGTGGAGCGGCGAGCCAAGTACCTGCTGATCAATGCGGAGGTCGGTACTTTGATCAGCCATTTGGGCATGTCCGGTAACCTGCGGCTGGTGGAGGTGGGCATGCCTGCCGCCAGGCACGAGCATGTGGACATCGAGCTGGAATCTGGCCTGGCCTTGCGCTACACCGACCCGCGACGCTTTGGCGCGATGCTCTGGAGCCTCGACCCGCTCAACCATGAATTGCTGGTACGCCTCGGGCCGGAGCCGTTGACCGATCTGTTTGACGGTGAGCGTCTGTTCCAGCTCTCCCGTGGGCGTTCCATGGCGGTCAAGCCGTTCATCATGGACAACGCGGTGGTCGTGGGTGTGGGCAACATCTATGCGACCGAAGCGCTGTTTGCCGCCGGCATCGACCCGCGTCGGGCCGCTGGAGGCATTTCCCGGGCCCGCTACCTGAAACTGGCCATCGAGATCAAACGCATCCTTACCCATGCCATCGAGCGTGGCGGCACCACGTTGCGGGATTTCATTGGCGGCGATGGCCAGCCCGGGTATTTCCAGCAGGAACTGTTCGTGTACGGCCGGGGCGGGGAGCTGTGCAAGGTCTGTGGCACGGGCTTGCGGGAAATTCGCCTGGGGCAGCGTGCGAGTGTCTGGTGTCCGCGTTGCCAAAGCTGA
- a CDS encoding twin-arginine translocation pathway signal protein: MNPSLTDTPALSRRGLLKFSLGASVFLSTVGLGASLSGCSPSQPAKGLAALRDSDLPFLRAVIPVMLEGAVTVEQLPAAADATLGSLDTGLAHLSPPMLKLTRQLFDVLTLGITRGPLTGVWGPWETASADDIRQFLDRWENSSLDLLRQGHSSLLQMVMMAWYSRAEAWAHCGYPGPPTV; this comes from the coding sequence ATGAACCCAAGCCTGACCGATACACCCGCACTGTCGCGGCGCGGCCTGCTGAAATTCAGCCTCGGCGCCAGCGTATTCCTGAGCACCGTCGGGTTGGGAGCCAGCCTGAGCGGTTGCTCGCCAAGCCAACCGGCCAAGGGTCTTGCCGCCCTGCGAGACAGCGACCTGCCGTTTTTACGCGCCGTCATCCCCGTGATGCTGGAGGGCGCCGTGACGGTCGAACAACTTCCAGCCGCTGCTGACGCCACCCTGGGCAGCCTGGATACCGGCCTGGCCCACCTGTCCCCGCCCATGCTCAAGCTCACCCGCCAACTGTTCGACGTACTCACGCTGGGCATTACCCGCGGGCCGCTGACCGGCGTCTGGGGCCCGTGGGAAACCGCCAGCGCCGATGACATTCGCCAGTTCCTCGATCGCTGGGAAAACAGCTCGCTGGACCTGCTGCGCCAGGGCCACAGTTCGTTGCTGCAAATGGTGATGATGGCGTGGTACAGCCGGGCCGAGGCCTGGGCACATTGCGGCTATCCGGGGCCGCCAACGGTTTGA
- a CDS encoding coniferyl aldehyde dehydrogenase: MPADIAYLRDSQRQLDELQSLFEAQRQAYAVHPMPPAEQRRQWLKSLREMLSNERQALIDAISEDFSHRSADETLLAELMPSLHGIHYASRRLKGWMKPSRRKVGMAFQPASAKVIYQPLGVVGVIVPWNYPLFLAIGPLVGALSAGNRVMLKLSEATPATGLLLKQLLARIFPQDLVCVVLGEADVGVAFSRLPFDHLLFTGATSIGKHVMRAAAENLTPVTLELGGKSPAIVSTDVPLSDAAERIAFGKMLNAGQTCVAPDYVLVPQNRVGEFVDAYREAVRRLYPTLADNPDYTAIINERQLARLNGYISDATGKGGLLIELFDQGQGRRMPHSLLLNVNDDMTVMQDEIFGPLLPIVPYDDLDQAFAYINQRPRPLALYYFGYNKAEQNRVLHETHSGGVCLNDTLLHVAQDDLPFGGIGPSGMGHYHGHEGFLTFSKAKGVLSKQRFNAARLIYPPYGKPLQKLIQKLFVR; the protein is encoded by the coding sequence ATGCCTGCCGACATTGCTTATCTGCGCGACTCCCAACGGCAATTGGATGAGCTGCAGTCACTCTTCGAGGCACAGCGCCAGGCGTATGCCGTTCATCCGATGCCTCCCGCCGAGCAGCGTCGGCAATGGCTCAAGTCCCTCCGGGAAATGCTGAGCAACGAACGACAGGCCCTGATCGACGCCATCAGCGAGGATTTCAGCCACCGCAGCGCCGACGAAACGCTGTTGGCCGAGCTGATGCCGAGCCTGCACGGCATCCATTACGCCAGCCGACGCCTCAAGGGCTGGATGAAACCCTCCCGGCGCAAGGTAGGCATGGCCTTCCAGCCGGCCTCGGCCAAGGTGATCTATCAGCCGCTGGGCGTGGTCGGGGTCATCGTGCCGTGGAACTATCCTCTGTTCCTGGCCATCGGGCCGTTGGTCGGGGCGTTGTCGGCGGGCAACCGGGTGATGCTCAAGCTCAGCGAAGCCACACCGGCCACCGGACTTCTGCTCAAGCAATTGCTGGCGCGGATCTTCCCCCAGGACCTGGTGTGCGTGGTGCTCGGCGAGGCAGATGTCGGCGTAGCCTTTTCCAGGTTGCCGTTCGATCATCTGTTGTTTACCGGCGCTACCAGCATTGGCAAGCATGTCATGCGGGCCGCTGCCGAGAACCTGACCCCCGTCACCCTGGAACTGGGTGGGAAGTCGCCCGCCATCGTGTCCACCGACGTGCCCCTGAGCGATGCCGCCGAGCGCATCGCCTTCGGCAAGATGCTGAATGCCGGGCAGACCTGTGTCGCGCCAGATTACGTGTTGGTGCCGCAAAACCGCGTCGGCGAGTTCGTCGATGCCTATCGCGAGGCGGTTCGCAGGCTTTATCCGACCCTGGCTGACAACCCGGACTACACCGCGATCATCAACGAACGACAACTGGCACGACTCAACGGCTACATCAGCGACGCGACCGGCAAGGGCGGGTTGCTGATCGAGTTGTTCGACCAGGGCCAGGGACGCCGCATGCCCCACAGCCTCCTACTCAACGTCAATGACGACATGACCGTCATGCAGGACGAGATCTTCGGCCCGCTGCTGCCTATCGTGCCCTATGACGACCTGGACCAGGCGTTTGCCTACATCAATCAACGACCTCGTCCGTTGGCGCTTTACTATTTCGGCTACAACAAGGCCGAGCAGAATCGCGTACTCCACGAAACCCATTCCGGCGGCGTTTGCCTGAACGACACTTTGCTGCACGTTGCCCAGGATGACTTACCGTTCGGTGGTATTGGTCCTTCGGGCATGGGGCATTACCACGGGCACGAAGGTTTCCTCACCTTCAGCAAAGCCAAGGGCGTGTTGAGCAAACAACGCTTCAATGCCGCCAGACTGATTTATCCGCCCTACGGCAAGCCGCTCCAGAAGTTGATTCAGAAGCTGTTTGTCCGTTAA
- a CDS encoding sulfurtransferase: protein MPIAQLISPQALEQRKAQPGLVILDCRFALDDPDYGQRSYAEGHIAGASFADLERDLSGPVIKGVTGRHPLPDPGALIERLRAWGISNDSDIVLYDDGPGAYAARAWWLLAWLGKREGVYLLDGGLKAWHANGLPLSLDPPAGSVGTFNGSPDEALLLDAQALQQRLGQAEMTLLDARALPRFKGEVEPIDPVAGHIPGAQCAAFTDNLGADGGFLPADRLRQRFAEKLGERSPTELVAYCGSGVTACHNLFALCLAGYPLGRLYAGSWSEWINDPGRGVAKGE from the coding sequence ATGCCCATCGCGCAACTCATCAGCCCTCAAGCCCTCGAGCAAAGGAAGGCGCAGCCCGGGCTGGTGATCCTCGATTGCCGTTTTGCCCTCGATGACCCGGATTACGGCCAACGCAGCTACGCCGAGGGACATATTGCCGGTGCGTCGTTCGCGGACCTTGAGCGCGACCTGAGTGGCCCGGTGATCAAGGGAGTGACCGGACGCCATCCGCTGCCGGATCCTGGAGCGTTGATAGAGCGCTTGCGGGCTTGGGGTATCAGCAACGACAGCGACATCGTGCTGTACGACGACGGTCCCGGTGCCTATGCGGCCCGGGCTTGGTGGTTGCTGGCCTGGCTGGGCAAGCGCGAGGGTGTTTACCTTCTCGATGGTGGGCTCAAGGCTTGGCATGCCAATGGTTTGCCCTTGAGCCTCGATCCGCCGGCGGGCAGCGTCGGGACGTTCAACGGTTCACCGGATGAAGCTCTGTTGCTTGACGCCCAGGCGCTGCAACAGCGTCTCGGCCAAGCGGAGATGACGCTTCTGGATGCTCGTGCGTTGCCGCGTTTCAAGGGCGAAGTCGAGCCGATCGATCCGGTGGCCGGGCACATCCCGGGGGCGCAATGTGCGGCATTTACCGACAACCTTGGCGCTGATGGGGGTTTTCTGCCGGCAGATCGGCTCAGGCAGCGTTTTGCCGAGAAACTGGGGGAGCGTTCGCCGACTGAGCTGGTGGCCTATTGCGGTTCCGGGGTGACTGCGTGTCATAACCTGTTTGCCTTGTGCCTGGCGGGGTATCCGTTGGGGAGGTTGTATGCCGGGTCGTGGAGTGAATGGATTAATGATCCGGGGCGTGGGGTGGCGAAGGGCGAATAG
- a CDS encoding TetR/AcrR family transcriptional regulator — translation MAIRMKTSERIVQNSLELFNQQGERSVSTNHIAAHMDMSPGNLYYHFPNKQAIIAVLFSEYENLVDSFLRPPQGRAATVEDKRFYLQELLSAMWSYRFLHRDLEHLLDSDPDLAARYRRFSQRCLIHGTAIYEGFVAAGILEMDRVQIESLTLNAWIILTSWVRFLCTTRENFNHLSEQAIKRGVYQVLVLEAGFVTDQAREAVDALFKEYYVPLPQTLEDGQ, via the coding sequence ATGGCCATACGAATGAAAACCAGCGAGCGCATCGTGCAAAACAGCCTCGAGCTGTTCAACCAGCAGGGCGAGCGCAGTGTCAGCACCAACCACATTGCCGCCCACATGGACATGTCCCCGGGTAACCTCTACTACCACTTCCCCAACAAGCAGGCGATCATCGCCGTGCTGTTCAGTGAGTACGAAAACCTGGTGGACAGTTTCCTGCGCCCGCCCCAGGGGCGGGCGGCCACGGTGGAGGACAAGCGCTTCTATCTCCAGGAGTTGCTGTCGGCGATGTGGAGTTATCGCTTCCTGCACCGGGACCTGGAGCATCTGCTCGACAGCGATCCGGACCTTGCGGCTCGCTATCGCCGGTTCTCCCAGCGTTGCCTGATCCACGGGACCGCCATCTATGAGGGCTTCGTCGCGGCCGGCATTCTGGAGATGGATCGGGTGCAGATCGAATCCCTGACCCTCAATGCCTGGATCATCCTGACATCCTGGGTGCGATTTCTTTGCACCACGCGGGAAAACTTCAATCATTTGAGCGAACAGGCCATCAAGCGCGGGGTATACCAGGTGTTGGTGCTGGAGGCCGGTTTCGTGACCGATCAGGCCCGCGAAGCGGTGGATGCACTGTTCAAAGAGTATTACGTCCCTCTGCCCCAGACCCTGGAGGACGGGCAGTAG
- a CDS encoding multidrug transporter has protein sequence MRLFRPVVLMLLLTLGLPVLANSGSGDPRYTIQNPPAFAMIGDLLIARPLLLAATVIGAGAFVVSLPFTALGGGVGDAGKALVVDPAKATFVRCLGCVGEGFEQQE, from the coding sequence ATGAGACTGTTTCGACCTGTTGTTTTAATGCTGCTGCTGACCCTGGGTTTGCCTGTTCTGGCGAACAGCGGCAGTGGTGATCCGCGCTACACCATCCAGAATCCGCCCGCCTTCGCCATGATCGGCGACTTGCTGATCGCCCGCCCGCTGCTGCTCGCCGCCACCGTAATCGGTGCGGGGGCGTTCGTGGTGTCGTTGCCCTTTACCGCGTTGGGTGGCGGAGTCGGCGATGCGGGGAAGGCGCTGGTGGTGGATCCGGCGAAGGCCACGTTTGTGCGGTGCCTGGGGTGTGTCGGGGAAGGGTTTGAGCAGCAGGAGTGA
- the coaD gene encoding pantetheine-phosphate adenylyltransferase, protein MNRVLYPGTFDPITKGHGDLVERAARLFDHVIIAVAASPKKNPLFPLEQRVELAREVTKHLPNVEVVGFSTLLAHFAKEQNANVFLRGLRAVSDFEYEFQLANMNRQLAPDVESLFLTPSERYSFISSTLVREIAALGGDITKFVHPAVADALTLRFKK, encoded by the coding sequence ATGAACCGAGTGTTGTACCCAGGTACCTTCGACCCTATTACCAAGGGCCATGGCGATCTGGTCGAACGCGCCGCGCGCCTGTTCGACCATGTGATCATTGCCGTTGCCGCCAGCCCGAAGAAAAACCCGCTGTTCCCGCTGGAACAACGGGTGGAATTGGCCCGTGAAGTCACCAAGCACCTGCCCAACGTAGAGGTGGTCGGCTTCTCGACGCTGCTGGCGCACTTTGCCAAGGAACAGAACGCCAATGTGTTCCTGCGCGGCCTGCGGGCGGTTTCGGACTTCGAGTACGAGTTCCAGCTGGCCAACATGAACCGCCAGTTGGCCCCGGACGTCGAAAGTCTGTTCCTGACGCCGTCGGAGCGCTATTCCTTCATCTCATCGACCCTGGTACGCGAAATTGCTGCCCTGGGCGGCGACATCACCAAGTTCGTCCACCCGGCCGTGGCCGATGCGCTGACCCTGCGCTTCAAGAAGTAG
- a CDS encoding hydrolase: protein MAAASERFIPARGLGNPHLQTLWGPLWRKTTHIVRQRERLWLDDGDFLDLDWHGPHSAKAPLVLVLHGLTGSSNSPYVAGLQQALDHQGWTSVALNWRGCSGEPNLLPRSYHSGVSEDLVTVIAHLRTRRPLAPLFAVGYSLGGNVLLKHLGETGNDSQLLGAVAVSVPFRLDQCADRIGQGFSRFYQAHFMRELVAYVRNKQRRFKHDGRHEGLATLAALGPLENMRTFWDFDGRVTAPLHGFSDASDYYRRASSRYFMSEINTPTLVIQAADDPFVFPHSLPEPHELSACTQLELHAQGGHVGFVEGTLRSPGYYLERRIPQWLASLGHW from the coding sequence ATGGCCGCTGCATCTGAACGATTCATCCCCGCCAGGGGTCTTGGCAACCCGCACTTGCAAACCCTGTGGGGCCCGTTATGGCGCAAAACCACGCACATCGTTCGCCAACGCGAACGTTTGTGGCTGGACGACGGTGACTTCCTCGACCTCGACTGGCATGGCCCCCACAGCGCCAAGGCGCCACTGGTGCTGGTGCTTCACGGGCTGACGGGCTCCTCCAACTCGCCTTACGTGGCCGGTTTGCAACAAGCCCTTGATCATCAGGGCTGGACCAGTGTCGCGTTGAACTGGCGCGGCTGCTCAGGCGAACCGAACCTGCTACCGCGCAGCTACCACTCAGGCGTCAGCGAAGACCTGGTCACCGTCATCGCTCACCTGCGGACGCGACGCCCCCTGGCGCCATTGTTTGCGGTGGGCTATTCGTTAGGTGGCAACGTACTGCTCAAGCACCTGGGAGAAACCGGCAACGACAGCCAACTGCTCGGCGCCGTGGCCGTTTCGGTGCCGTTTCGTCTCGACCAGTGTGCCGACCGCATCGGACAAGGATTTTCCAGGTTCTATCAGGCGCATTTCATGCGCGAACTGGTGGCTTACGTGCGCAACAAACAACGCCGGTTCAAGCACGACGGGCGCCACGAAGGCCTGGCCACCCTGGCGGCACTGGGCCCACTGGAAAACATGCGCACCTTCTGGGACTTCGACGGCCGCGTGACCGCGCCGTTGCATGGTTTTTCCGACGCTTCGGACTATTACCGCCGCGCGTCCAGCCGTTATTTCATGAGCGAAATCAACACGCCAACCCTGGTCATCCAGGCCGCCGACGACCCCTTCGTATTCCCCCACAGCCTGCCCGAACCCCACGAGCTGTCCGCCTGCACCCAACTTGAACTGCATGCCCAGGGTGGGCACGTCGGATTCGTCGAAGGCACCTTGCGCTCGCCCGGATACTACCTGGAGCGACGTATTCCCCAGTGGTTGGCAAGCCTGGGTCACTGGTGA
- a CDS encoding HDOD domain-containing protein — MPPQPQIMVDLQMEQYMPDPDLETIAKLISQDPGLSGALLKIVNSPYYGLRNKITSIQRAVNLLGSRSIINLINAQSIKGELHDDAIVTLNRFWDTAQDVAMTCLTLAKRVGLENGDEAYALGLFHDCGVPLMLKQFPSYMAVLEEAYASASAECRVVDTENRVFNTNHAVVGYYTSKSWRLPDHVSQAIANHHNALAVFSDDSSRNNSSLKNLLAILKMSENICASHRVLGNQAEDHEWDCVGPLVLDYIGLSEYDFQTQKQEIRDLATR; from the coding sequence GTGCCGCCCCAGCCGCAGATCATGGTGGATCTGCAGATGGAACAGTACATGCCCGATCCGGACCTGGAGACCATTGCCAAGCTGATTTCCCAGGACCCGGGGCTTTCGGGGGCCTTGCTGAAAATCGTCAACTCGCCCTATTACGGCCTGCGCAACAAGATCACCTCGATCCAGCGCGCGGTGAACCTGTTGGGCAGCCGTTCGATTATCAACCTGATCAATGCGCAGTCGATCAAGGGCGAGTTGCACGACGATGCCATCGTCACCTTGAACCGCTTCTGGGATACGGCCCAGGACGTGGCGATGACCTGCCTGACCCTGGCCAAGCGGGTCGGCCTGGAGAATGGCGATGAAGCCTATGCCTTGGGGCTGTTCCACGATTGCGGCGTGCCGCTGATGCTCAAGCAGTTCCCCAGCTACATGGCCGTGCTCGAGGAGGCCTACGCCAGCGCGAGCGCCGAATGCCGGGTGGTGGACACGGAGAACCGCGTATTCAATACCAACCACGCCGTGGTCGGTTACTACACCTCCAAATCCTGGCGCCTGCCGGATCATGTCAGCCAGGCCATCGCCAATCACCACAACGCCCTGGCGGTTTTCAGCGACGACTCTTCACGCAACAACAGCTCGCTGAAGAACCTGTTGGCGATCCTGAAGATGTCCGAGAACATCTGTGCATCGCACCGGGTGCTGGGCAATCAGGCCGAAGACCATGAATGGGATTGTGTCGGTCCCCTGGTGCTCGATTACATCGGCTTGTCGGAATACGACTTCCAGACCCAGAAACAGGAAATCCGCGACCTCGCCACTCGTTGA
- a CDS encoding YfhL family 4Fe-4S dicluster ferredoxin: MSLIITDDCINCDVCEPECPNEAISQGEEIYVIDPNLCTQCVGHYDEPQCQQVCPVDCIPLDEAHPETEEQLMAKYRKITGKG, from the coding sequence ATGTCCCTGATCATCACCGACGACTGCATCAATTGCGACGTCTGCGAACCCGAATGCCCGAACGAGGCCATTTCACAAGGCGAAGAGATCTACGTCATCGATCCGAACCTGTGCACACAGTGCGTCGGCCATTACGACGAGCCCCAGTGCCAGCAGGTCTGCCCGGTGGATTGCATTCCGCTGGACGAGGCCCATCCGGAAACCGAAGAGCAGTTGATGGCGAAATATCGCAAGATCACTGGCAAGGGTTGA